The Topomyia yanbarensis strain Yona2022 chromosome 3, ASM3024719v1, whole genome shotgun sequence nucleotide sequence CCGTCCAGACTCGGATACGTTTTGATCACGCGGCCACGAAGCCACCCATTTCGCACGGATTCGTCGACCACGACCACGAGGTCGTCCACTTGCAACGGCCgaacttcagaaaaccatttgGTTCTTCTGGCAATTGTGGGAAGATAAACTTGAATCCAGCGTTTCCAGAATTGGTTGAGTAAATGCTGAATTAATTTCCAGCTGGTCCGTAGAGATATTTCCTCCTGAACTGGAATCCTATCCTGATTGGTTGCCCCACTGGAGCTCATGAGAAGGAAATCATTTGGTGTTAGAACCTTTTGCTCTGGTGTTTCTAACGGTACGAATGTCAACGGGTGGGAGTTGACAATCATCTCTGGCTCGGCCAAAAGGGTCACAAATGATTCATCGTCTAGTTTGTCACGGTGCGATAATGCTTTGAAGACCTCTTTTACAGACCGAACTTTCCTCTCCCAGACGCCACCCATGTGCGGGGTGGACGGTGGGTTGAAATGCCATTCTGTGTCAAGACTAGTGAATGCGGCAGCAATTGAACGGTTGATATTTTTGGTCTCCTCGGCTAACTCTTTTGCAGCGCCTCGAAAATTTGTACCGTTGTCACTAGATTTGTTGGGGTTACCCTCTTCTAGCGACAAACCGGCGAATTGCCTTCCTACAGGAATCCGTAGATAGAGAGTGAACCACTTCCAAATGGACAGCCCGGCCAGTCAAGCAGGTAAACAGCGCCACCCACCGTTTAACGTTGGTTCTACCTCTTTTGACAAGCATCGGTCCAAAGTAATCCAACCCAGTAAATGTGAAAGGGCGTACGTAAGGCTGAACCCTAACCTGTGGGAGCGGGGCCATTCTTGGTTCGCTTGGCTTAGCTCCATATACAAGGCACCACGCACAGTTTTTGACTACTTTGTCGACTAGTGATCGTAGCTTAGGAACATAGTACTTCTGCTTCATCTCATTTATGACCGTGCTCTTATTGGCATGGCCAAAGCATTGATGTAATCGAAAGATAAGTAATTCCGTCACAGGACACTTCCTTGGTAGAATTACTGGGTTGCGGAAATTAAAGCAGTAATACGTGGCCTTCGGATCTATTCGGTTTTCCAAACGTATAATACCGTCTTCGTCGAGAAACGGAGACAACCCTTTCAGCTGGCTAGAGTTCTTTAAACGCTTCCGCTGGAAAATCGATAGTCCTTCATTCGCTCGGAGAATCGCGAGTTCTTGTTCATACGATTCAGTTTGAACCATCCGCCATAAACTTTTTTCTGCGTCCATGTAATCTTTCTGAAACAATAACACCGTCCGTGATTTTGTTGGAACCTTTTCACTCGACCGACAGCTGTTCCAAAAGTGATGCAAATATGCAAGCTTTTTCAGAATATCTTCCAAACGAGAATATTGAGAAAAATCGATTAGTGTATGATCTTGTACTTCCTGATGCACATGTACGGCGCGTAGTTCCTCCACAGGATCCTCTGGAGTTACTAGAAGGCCATTGTGCTTCTGGTAGATACAGGAAGTCAGGTCCTTGGAACCAGCAACTTTGGACATCGAAAGTTGGTCCACGGCCCACTTCGTTGCTTCATCGGCGATATTCATTTTAGTTGGAACCCACCGCCATTCCTCAGTGGTGGTTTCTGCGAGAATTTCCGAAACTCTGAAGGCTACATATTGGCGGTACTTCCGAGGGTCCGCTTTGAGTCACGACAACACAGTCATTGAATCGGTCCAAATGAAGCGTTTTGTAATCAGCAAATCATGATTTTCCGCAATCGTCTTCATGAGTCGCACACTGAGGACGGCAGCAGTAAGCTCGTTTCTTGGGATGGATTGAGGTCGTAACGGGGTCACCTTTGTTTTGGATGCAAGCAACACACACCTTGGTGTTCCACCGTCGATAGTACGAAAATATACTACTGCGCAACACGTCTTTTCACTTGCGTCTACAAATACGTGCAACTCCATTGACTCGTAGCTTTGTTTTTTGTAATTTGGAAAGTAGCATCTAGGTATTTGCACTACATCTAACTCTGAAGTCCTCTTGACCCAGCGCTGCCAGTTTAAGAAATCATCCTTAGTGATGGGATCGTCCCATCCAACCCCTGATCGCCATATGTCCTGAATAAGGATTTTTCCATGCACTGTAAATGTAGATACGATGCCGAGAGGGTCGAACAGGCTCATAACAACTCGTAAGACCTGTCGTTTAGTTGGGATAATAGCGCCGTCCAACAGGGGTTGAAGTTCAGGTCGAAGTTGTGCGGTGAACGCGAATATATCTTCGTTTGGGATCCACATCATCCCCAGTATACGTTCAGCCACTGTCGCTTTCTCCGCAGAGAATTTCTTCGTGGCCTTGGGGTCGTCTTCCCCGACCCATGCTAGAACTTGTTCCGAATTCGATTGCCAGTTTCGGATTTCGAAGCCTGCTTTACCATGCATTAGGCGAACGTTTATCGCCAGGTTGACTACTTCCTCAATCGTGTCTCTACTATCAAGGTAGTCATTCACGTATGTGTTCTCCACAATGGCCAGCGCTGCTTCGGGATAGCGGTCTGAATAGTCCATTGCGTTTGTATTCTTAACATACTGCGCTGAGCATGGAGAACATTTAGCTCCGAAGGTAGCAACGTCCATGACGTATATCTCTGGAGGGGATGCTGGATCGGTCCGCCATAGAAACCTTTGTGATTGGCGATCTTCCTTTCGAACTAGAAGTTGATGAAACATTTGCCGTATGTCGGCTGCTATCGCGTACTGTCGTTGCCTAAAACGGCATAGAACTGATACCAGCGGCTTCAATAGATCGGGTTCTTTTAATAGCATCGAGTTTAGTGAGACACCACTGACTGTTGCTGCGGCATCCCAGACAACGCGAACTTTAGCTGGCTTGTGAGGATTCCGAACCACTCCCAATGGCAAATACCAAACCCTCTGGGGATCGGTACCCTGCAATTTCTCTATAGTGGCTTTATGAGCGTACCCTCGTTCCTGATACTCGACGATTTGTTCGGCAACTATGTTTTGAAATTCCGGATCTAATCGCAGCCGACGCTCTAAACATTTGAATCGGCTCTCGGCCATCGGGAAACTGTTTGGGAATTCGATGTTGTCAGTTTTCCATAGCAACCCGGTCTCAAATCTTCCAGATTTGGTTCGCCTCGTTGTTTGTTGTAGAATTTTCCGCGCGCGATGATCTGCGGTTTCAGGGACTGCAAATCCAGAGACACCTACATCTTCCAGCGCAAAATAGTCCTCTACTAGGTCATTTAGTTCACGGTCCGCTGAGCAGATTTGTACCATTAGCCTCTCTGGTCCATTAGACTTGCGGCGGCCGCCAAACATAGTCCATCCCAAACGTGTCTTAATAGCTATTGGCTCCGTATCACGTGGATCTCGTTTGTTCAGTGGCAGCATGAGCCGCGCGTTGTCCACCCCGATCAAAATACCTGGTACTGCTTCTGCATAACTCTGTATCGGAAGTCCTCGTAGAAATGCAAATCTCTGTGATAGTTCTTGATAAACTAGATTTTGCGTGGGTAAACCTAAATTGTCTACAGTACGAACGTCTTGCAGTACATATTCTGATTCATTGTCGACTGCCCGAATTGTTAGCTGTACTCTCTTTGACAAAAACTCTTTTCTGGTTACATTACTTGTCCATTGTAAACAGAGAGGGGCTTCAATTCCGTCAAGATCAAGTTTACTGGCTAAAGCTTTCTCCAGCAGCGTTAAATTAGATCCATCGTCTAGGAATGCAAAGGTGGTGACCGATTTTCCCTTGTTGCTCAGAACTACCGGGATTATTTTGAAAAGAGAAGTCGTCTTGTTAGTGCAATGTGCGGATATAACCGCCGGTAGTCCTGGTTCAGGAACATTATCCAACGATTTGGGCTTAGGCGCATGCAACAGTTTATGATGAAGTTCCTTGCAATCATCTATACCACATGTACGCTTCGTTCTGCAGGGCCACTTGCCGTGACCGGTTAGGCAGCACTTGCATAAATTATTTACTTCGACAAGCTGGAGACGCTCGGCAGTCTGAGAAATGTGTTTGATTCGGTTCCGT carries:
- the LOC131687610 gene encoding uncharacterized protein LOC131687610, whose amino-acid sequence is MNIADEATKWAVDQLSMSKVAGSKDLTSCIYQKHNGLLVTPEDPVEELRAVHVHQEVQDHTLIDFSQYSRLEDILKKLAYLHHFWNSCRSSEKVPTKSRTVLLFQKDYMDAEKSLWRMVQTESYEQELAILRANEGLSIFQRKRLKNSSQLKGLSPFLDEDGIIRLENRIDPKATYYCFNFRNPVILPRKCPVTELLIFRLHQCFGHANKSTVINEMKQKYYVPKLRSLVDKVVKNCAWCLVYGAKPSEPRMAPLPQVRVQPYVRPFTFTGLDYFGPMLVKRGRQFAGLSLEEGNPNKSSDNGTNFRGAAKELAEETKNINRSIAAAFTSLDTEWHFNPPSTPHMGGVWERKVRSVKEVFKALSHRDKLDDESFVTLLAEPEMIVNSHPLTFVPLETPEQKVLTPNDFLLMSSSGATNQDRIPVQEEISLRTSWKLIQHLLNQFWKRWIQVYLPTIARRTKWFSEVRPLQVDDLVVVVDESVRNGWLRGRVIKTYPSLDGQVRKVDVQTNNGVLQGPAIKVALLDVLDVSKIN
- the LOC131687611 gene encoding uncharacterized protein LOC131687611; protein product: MKTEAVLHINFFDEKGLFRQFTEQQYAPVMTGIVNTKMRTGSQLLPNDPPQLSVPSSHGPAIGMHSTTQQPIPTPNASTYYPLPQHTTMPYFPPLNSMWPSDGVISPQQLAARHVVSKELPKFSGDPLEWPMFLSSFESTTAMCGIQPDENLARLQKSLVGSAREKVQSILTLPSAIPEIINTLRDECGRSEQLVNCLLSKIRCAPNPNVTKLKILVTFGREVRNLVTYIEAANLHAHLSNPMLLMELVGKLPPSLRLDWGLHSQRIPEVTLKAFSDYASSIKTAACNTAERLQLVEVNNLCKCCLTGHGKWPCRTKRTCGIDDCKELHHKLLHAPKPKSLDNVPEPGLPAVISAHCTNKTTSLFKIIPVVLSNKGKSVTTFAFLDDGSNLTLLEKALASKLDLDGIEAPLCLQWTSNVTRKEFLSKRVQLTIRAVDNESEYVLQDVRTVDNLGLPTQNLVYQELSQRFAFLRGLPIQSYAEAVPGILIGVDNARLMLPLNKRDPRDTEPIAIKTRLGWTMFGGRRKSNGPERLMVQICSADRELNDLVEDYFALEDVGVSGFAVPETADHRARKILQQTTRRTKSGRFETGLLWKTDNIEFPNSFPMAESRFKCLERRLRLDPEFQNIVAEQIVEYQERGYAHKATIEKLQGTDPQRVWYLPLGVVRNPHKPAKVRVVWDAAATVSGVSLNSMLLKEPDLLKPLVSVLCRFRQRQYAIAADIRQMFHQLLVRKEDRQSQRFLWRTDPASPPEIYVMDVATFGAKCSPCSAQYVKNTNAMDYSDRYPEAALAIVENTYVNDYLDSRDTIEEVVNLAINVRLMHGKAGFEIRNWQSNSEQVLAWVGEDDPKATKKFSAEKATVAERILGMMWIPNEDIFAFTAQLRPELQPLLDGAIIPTKRQVLRVVMSLFDPLGIVSTFTVHGKILIQDIWRSGVGWDDPITKDDFLNWQRWVKRTSELDVVQIPRCYFPNYKKQSYESMELHVFVDASEKTCCAVVYFRTIDGGTPRCVLLASKTKVTPLRPQSIPRNELTAAVLSVRLMKTIAENHDLLITKRFIWTDSMTVLS